The Mycolicibacterium aurum genome segment TCGGTATATCGCTGTCGCCACACGATTTCCACGGTGACCAGTATCCCGAACGCGCCGCGGTACGGGTGGTGTACGTAGTGGATGCCGTCGCGCTCTCGGTCGTCCACATGCGTGAGAATAAGTATTTGCACTGTGGCGCAACACTTTCCGCAAGGACGCAGCGCCGAGTCCCACCTGTCGAGGCGGTATAGATTGTACAAAATACAGTTGTGGGCTATGTTTCCTCGGTGGCCGCACCGCGTCTCGACGATCAGTTGTGCTTCGCGCTGTACTCGGCTTCACGCGCCGTGACCATGGTGTACCGACCACTGCTGGACGAGCTGAACCTCACCTATCCGCAATACCTGGTGCTGATGGTGCTGTGGGAAGAGGAACCATGCACGGTCGGTCACCTGGGGGCTCGTCTCCATCTTGACTCCGGCACTTTGTCGCCGCTGCTGAAGCGGCTTGAGGCGAGCGGCTACGTCCGCCGCGTGCGAGCCGCCGACGACGAGCGTCGAGTCCAGATCACGCTGACGCCGGATGGCCGCGCCCTTGAGGAACGCGCCACGTGCATACCCGAACGACTGCTGGGATCCGGCGATGTCGAGTTCAGTGACCTCGCGGCGCTGCGCGACGCCGTGCGCGCGCTGGCCGAAACCCTCTACGCCCATTACCGATAGGCCTACCCGGAAGGACGACGCATGGCCGACCTGCCACCACCCCCGCCGACCACTCGCCTGCGCACCATCGCCCGGTATCTTCTTGCCGCGCAGATGATCTTCGCCGGCTTCAGCCATCTGTTCTGGGCTCGCGAGGAGTTCCAGGCTCAGGTGCCGAACTGGGTACCGATCGACGCCGACGGCGTGGTGATGGCCTCCGGCGGTGTCGAGATCACCCTGGGCGTCGGCTTGGCGCTGCTGCGTCGTGACCGGGTGCTGGTCGGACGGCTGTTGGCCGTGTTCTTCGTGCTGGTCTTTCCGGGCAACGTGGCGCAATACCTCAACCACGTCGACGCCTTCAATCTCAACAGTGACACGAGTCGCTTCGTGCGCTTGCTGTTTCAGCCTGTGCTGATCGCCTGGGCCCTGTGGTCGACCGGGGTTCCCAAGAGCAAGCGCTGACGGAGCAGGGCGCTCGCCACTAACCGGCGGCCGCCGACGCGATGTCCGCGGCACTGATCCCGGACAGATCGGGCACATTCTGCATGAGTTCGATGCGGGTCCCGTCCGGGTCGGTCAGGTAGATGAACCGGCCCGAGGCCGGGTCGTCGGCATCACCGAGCACGGTCCGCGTCGTCTCGACCAAAGTCCCACCCGCGGCGAGGATGTCCTCGGTCAGGCCGTCCACATCTACGACCCGGAACGACAGATGGGTGAAACCCAACTCCGTCATCGGCTTACGCACGCCGGACCCGGTGGTCGGAACGTCAACCCACTGCAACAGTTCGATGCGGATGTCGTCGCGG includes the following:
- a CDS encoding MarR family winged helix-turn-helix transcriptional regulator, which codes for MAAPRLDDQLCFALYSASRAVTMVYRPLLDELNLTYPQYLVLMVLWEEEPCTVGHLGARLHLDSGTLSPLLKRLEASGYVRRVRAADDERRVQITLTPDGRALEERATCIPERLLGSGDVEFSDLAALRDAVRALAETLYAHYR
- a CDS encoding DoxX family protein → MADLPPPPPTTRLRTIARYLLAAQMIFAGFSHLFWAREEFQAQVPNWVPIDADGVVMASGGVEITLGVGLALLRRDRVLVGRLLAVFFVLVFPGNVAQYLNHVDAFNLNSDTSRFVRLLFQPVLIAWALWSTGVPKSKR
- a CDS encoding VOC family protein, whose translation is MIQGFSHIGICVTDLDRSVRFYTRVFGFALLYQLDFENNEVAATMEQDGKFRSAMLIRDDIRIELLQWVDVPTTGSGVRKPMTELGFTHLSFRVVDVDGLTEDILAAGGTLVETTRTVLGDADDPASGRFIYLTDPDGTRIELMQNVPDLSGISAADIASAAAG